The Arachis hypogaea cultivar Tifrunner chromosome 14, arahy.Tifrunner.gnm2.J5K5, whole genome shotgun sequence DNA window ggaaaggggtGCCACCACGCGTCTGTCCGATGACTCTTCTGCCTCGCAAAATATGGGAGAAAATTGTAGCAAGGGTTGCGTCGGCCTTGATCCATGATCTGTTTAACATGCAGGCGACTTGCAAAGTGTTTTTGGACGCAGCCCGCTCATCTGTGGTGTACAAGGTGGCCTCCATGGCGGAGATACCCGGCGTGTTCGGTTATGACATGGAGGACCGTCCTAAGGATGGGTTCCTTTATAAAAGCGCGCACGCAGGAAATCCGGCCGCTATATTCCGTATAGGGATGAGGGAATTCTTCTGGATGGGCCGAGAAGTCGGTGGGTGCGGCACCCTGCTTAACGCCGCCGATGCGGGCGGCCTCCAAGCCCGCTACATGTGTTGCATTTCCTTAGTCTGTTTACTTTCAGATGAAGCTTCGTTGTAACCAAAGTTGAATGTATTTCATTGCTAATGATTCGTGCAGTTGAGTTGGGTGGCTTTGTAAAGTCCTGCTTTCGTGGGTCAGACAAATGACATATTCGAACTGATGCATATCACcgtgttttaacttttaaatgcACACACGCATAACCTTCAATAGAAGCACTATTTTATAACTTCATTAGCTAATAGGCCAAGCGgaata harbors:
- the LOC112742498 gene encoding uncharacterized protein, producing the protein MTLLPRKIWEKIVARVASALIHDLFNMQATCKVFLDAARSSVVYKVASMAEIPGVFGYDMEDRPKDGFLYKSAHAGNPAAIFRIGMREFFWMGREVGGCGTLLNAADAGGLQARYMCCISLVCLLSDEASL